Proteins encoded in a region of the Triticum dicoccoides isolate Atlit2015 ecotype Zavitan chromosome 3A, WEW_v2.0, whole genome shotgun sequence genome:
- the LOC119269451 gene encoding PRA1 family protein B2-like, with translation MAAAPTPQPLLPVTNPSSGGGGSAPSSGGGLSDSALATPAFRLFLSRVSDTARRSLADRRPWTELIDRSAISRPDSLSEATSRLRRNLGYFRVNYAAVVAFSLAASLLAHPISLLVLLSILGAWCFLYVFRAPDQPVVLFGRTFTDRETLLGLLVSSLLAFFLTSVASLIISGLLVGGALVAVHGAFRMPEDLFLDDSSSVSSGNTSHRLLSFLASPGSGV, from the coding sequence ATGGCCGCCGCACCGACGCCGCAGCCCTTGCTCCCGGTGACCAACccctcctccggcggcggcggctctgccCCATCCTCCGGCGGCGGCCTCTCCGACTCCGCGCTCGCCACGCCGGCCTTCCGGCTCTTCCTCAGCAGGGTCTCCGACACGGCGCGGCGCTCGCTCGCCGACCGCCGCCCCTGGACGGAGCTCATCGACCGCTCCGCCATCTCGCGGCCAGACTCCCTCTCCGAGGCCACCTCGCGGCTGCGCCGCAACCTCGGCTACTTCCGCGTCAACTACGCCGCCGTGGTGGCCTTCTCCCTCGCGGCCTCCCTCCTGGCGCACCCCATCTcgctcctcgtcctcctcagcATCCTCGGCGCCTGGTGCTTCCTCTACGTCTTCCGCGCGCCCGACCAGCCCGTCGTGCTCTTCGGCCGCACCTTCACCGACCGGGAGACGCTGCTCGGCCTCCTCGTCTCGTCGCTGCTCGCCTTCTTCCTCACGTCCGTCGCCTCGCTCATCATCTCCGGCCTGCTCGTCGGCGGCGCGCTGGTGGCGGTGCACGGCGCGTTCCGCATGCCCGAGGACCTCTTCCTCGACGACTCGAGCTCCGTGTCAAGCGGCAACACTTCGCACAGGCTGCTCTCCTTCCTCGCGTCGCCCGGATCTGGTGTTTGA